A genomic stretch from Nerophis ophidion isolate RoL-2023_Sa linkage group LG14, RoL_Noph_v1.0, whole genome shotgun sequence includes:
- the cnn2 gene encoding calponin-2 encodes MSGFVKGPSYGLSAEVRNKIAQKYDLQKEEELRIWIEDLTGATIGPDFQKGLKDGLILCELMNILQPGSVKNVNRSCSNWHQLENLTKFNKALIAYGLKPHDIFEANDLFENGNMTQFQTTMLALASMAKTKGSHSRVDIGVKYADKQKRTFDEEKMKAGQCVIGLQMGTNKCASQAGMSAYGTRRHLYDPKGQILPPMDNTTISLQMGTNKGASQAGMTAPGTRRAIYDQKLGTDKCDNSTMSLQMGYSQGANQSGQNFGLGRQIYDAKYCSKGSEVADETNGASGVYIPDYQDEGYQGYQEEEQVYQDEGTDY; translated from the exons ATTGCACAGAAATACGACctccagaaggaggaggagctgAGAATCTGGATCGAGGACCTCACCGGCGCCACCATCGGCCCCGACTTCCAGAAGGGCCTCAAAGATGGACTCATCCTGTGCGA GCTAATGAACATACTCCAGCCAGGCTCGGTGAAAAATGTCAACCGTTCATGCTCAAACTGGCACCAG TTGGAGAACCTGACCAAATTCAACAAAGCGCTCATCGCTTACGGCCTGAAGCCGCACGACATCTTCGAGGCCAACGACCTGTTCGAGAACGGCAACATGACTCAGTTCCAGACAACAATGTTGGCGCTGGCCAGCATG GCTAAGACCAAGGGTTCGCACTCACGGGTGGACATCGGCGTGAAATATGCGGATAAACAGAAGAGGACCTTTGATGAGGAGAAGATGAAGGCTGGCCAGTGTGTTATTGGCCTGCAG ATGGGGACCAACAAGTGTGCCAGCCAGGCAGGTATGAGTGCTTATGGCACTAGGAGGCATTTGTATGATCCCAAGGGTCAAATCCTGCCCCCCATGGACAACACCACCATCAGTCTGCAGATGGGCACCAACAAGGGTGCGAGCCAG GCCGGGATGACCGCGCCGGGGACCAGACGCGCCATTTACGACCAGAAGCTGGGCACGGATAAATGCGACAACAGCACCATGTCCCTCCAGATGGGCTACAGCCAGGGAGCCAACCAGAGCGGCCAGAACTTCGGCCTGGGCCGGCAGATCTACGACGCCAAGTACTGTTCCAAAGGCAGCGAGGTCGCAGACGAAACGAACGGGGCGAGCGGAGTCTACATCCCAGACTACCAGGATGAGGGTTACCAGGGTTACCAGGAAGAGGAGCAGGTCTACCAGGATGAAGGGACGGATTActag